The genomic DNA TATAGTATTTAATTCTGCAGTATTCAGGTACTTCTCAGCAGCAGCACGCTTTTGGATGCGTTCAATAATACGGAGAGTGGTTTCAACGCCAACATCGGCGGAGATAAGTCCCTCCTCAAGTTCGTCCAAGACCTCGTCGTCAACCCTGGACTTACCGGCTACAGCCCTTGAAATTCTTTTGAAAAGGTTCTCCTTTGTTTTGGCCAAACCCTGGTCAAGGGAACTGGAGTTATTATTGTCCTTACTATCGGGATTAAAAATGTTAAGAATACCCATATACAATATTATTTTCGGGCGCTAAAATAACAATAAAAGCTTTTCGAATAAACCGAAAAGCTTTTATTTGTAAGATATAATTCAGAAAACTATTTCTGTTTGAAGAAATCGGCCGATTCGGATTTATCCATTGTTTCTTCCTTAAACATGTATGCGCCAGTTTTGGGTGAACGCACCATTTTAATGCACTTCACACGATCTTTCGTGGCTTTTTGAAGCGAAGCAACTACTTTCTTTGCCATATCTAAAAGTGTTATTTAATTTCACGATGAAGTGT from Tenuifilum sp. 4138str includes the following:
- a CDS encoding DUF4295 domain-containing protein → MAKKVVASLQKATKDRVKCIKMVRSPKTGAYMFKEETMDKSESADFFKQK